The genomic region GTAAAATCCATGATGTGCCACGTGCAAAAAAGATTTGGTGTGAGAGGTGGGAAGTGAGAAACAAGTTGTCAGCAGGAGCAATGGGTCTGGTTTCAAGTCCACATCCTACAGCAGCTCTACACAGATTTATTCAAGTACAGTGGCCTAGTCCAATGGGAGGTTCTCTGAGCCCTGCACTTCAGTTAATCTCATTCTGTTGATTAACTGCAGATACCTTATCCCTCTTATTAACCAACACTAGTGCATTTCCAGTCCCTGACCAGTGTGCAGTCCAGTGGTGCTGAGGGACTagcaaagagataaaaaaaccacaattcaTGGCTTTCATGGGGCAGTCCTTCAATGAATCATAACAATTTGAATGGCACCACAACAGCCTCTTCTCAGTCTCAGctactaaaaagaaaagcaggagctgagaAAAGATGCTGACACTGTTACCTGTTAAGACTTTTTCCAACAATTAGTCGCTTTCCTACTGAATATTATgtctaaatatttatattacaaAATCTCATAATCCACCttgaaaataatgtcttttcctatgatggaaaagagaaaaaagcaaggTTTTTAAAAGACTGGGGAAAGCCACCATAGATCTCCAGAAAAGACTGTACATCTCATGATTCCTGATCAAAAGACAACAGCAGCCTCTCAAACACATGGCTTTGATCTGCTCTGCATAAGTTAAGAAATTGGTTAAGCAATGTACTTGGAAAAATTTTATTCTCATCCTACATTTCTCCATCTGAGGGCTGCTCAGCTCTAgatttttaattccattttataAATGGTGACTTGCAATACCTTGTGAAGTTAGGCTAAGTTCTGAGTCTTCCTATGACATGGAAAGATCCAGCCTAGATCTCAAATTCTCACTTCATCTTCTCTCAGACAAGTGTGTATTCCTGACTGACAAACAACCAGCTTCATTGTGTTGCTGTAAGGCACGCAATGAATTATAGACCCTGCTCCAAAACTGTGAATGCattaatgctgctgctgcaattGCATAAAAAACTTACTTTGGGAAAATAGTGATGCATCTGCCCCAAACTATGCACCCAGAATTTCCCAGAAGTGAAAAGGTGTGAGGTCAAATGGAAATGGTGTATGTTGAACCAAATGTTATTACCCAGTGGCATCTACAAACCAAAGGCAGGAACAGAATCAAAacctcttccctttttcccctgaTATCCTTTTCATTCAGCAGAACTAGAGCTGCATATTTAGTGGTTTGCTGTGGAAGTAGCACATTCCTGACTGTTGTTAGAATTACAAACGAGCAACACAAACTaattcagagaagaaaagagctgCTGGCCCAgtggcagtgcccaggtggaGCAGGTGCTGCTGAAGGAAGCAGATGAGAGTGATGGACTAGACATCCATACACAGCATAGAGAATGGAACTGACAATATCCCAACATTCAACAACCAgcattatttcctttaaaatgtccTTCACAGTGAGTATGACTCTCCAaaccaggaaagcagcagatgaGTAGGTAGCAAAGCAGTCCAATTGTGTGCTGGCCAAATTCCAAGTTCAGTAATTAGACTCTGCTCTTAAActccccctgcagctcagctgggatAAAGCTCTTTTCAGACTGTCCCGGAACATTGTGTAGTGTTTCTGTGAAGCTGTACAATGCTGAAAAATATCTCCTCCCATTAAAATTGCCCAGGGAATTTAGGTAGACAGAAAGCTATTACCAGAGTTGGAATGTGGGCAGAACATCAGGGTTAACTTACACTTGCATGGGGATCAAGGGATCTTTGCTGACGAGGAGTGTCAGACCCTCATTAAAGAGCACAAGTGGGAATAGCTCACTGTGCTGCCTGAATACAAACCCGGGAACTTGGGATCTCCTCACCTGGAAGTGAACCAACACTTGGGATGTTTCCTAACAAATCACTCTATAAAAGCCTCTGATGTTGCTGAGTATCTTATCATTGCCTTATTTGGTTATTTAGTAATATTTATGAAAGTATTTGTTgataaaataattccaaaagCTTTAAGACATCATGAACTATAaccaaactgcatttttaaaaagtctaccaagagaaaagcagcaataGTCCAAATATGCTGAGGCAAGTGTTTTAATTTCAGTACGTAGATACACCAAGAACCCCACAGAGTATTTAAGTATTTAAGCAATCTGAGCCAGGCCTGCAGCAGGAGTGAAAGCATTCTGTCTTATGTTAAATAGACAGCTGTAACAGTTTTCTTACTCTCCAAAGTAGGAgtcattttaaatatttaggtAACTGACTCCCAAGTTCATTTATACCccaaaaatttttttcttactaaaCAAGAATACTTTAGAACAGTCACTGTACAAATTCCTGTAGGAAGGGAAAAACTCTAAATCCATCACATATACTGAGTCTGTTATTTgtattttgtgccttttttttcttgttccttctgTAGTTGCCTTTCTTCTTTCAGCTCAGGGCAGTTCTAAGCTTGGGGCTTTAATTTCCCTCATTTCTTTACACTCAAATTTTTTATACGTCCTTGTGCGCAGCCACCTGAGGACGAGCAGCACGGTGATGCCAATGCCAGCAGTCAGGACCACCACGGTGACCACAGCACTAATGCCAGCTGCCAGCTGCCTCATGCAGAACTCTGGGGGCTTTTCATCCACATAGTAAATCCAGAGCTTTTCAATAGCCAGAGCATCTCCATTGACCAAGACAGTTAATTTACTGTTGGAATGAAACACGGAGTCATTGTTGATATCTTTTTCAAAGTAATAGGCCACATCAGCTATATCTACATCCCACCTGGGTTTCTTGTTCTGGTCCAGGCGGATTTGGATGAGTGGGGGGTCGTACTTGATGGCTGCGATGTACTTGGGGTGCAGCTTGTACCTGCTCTCAAACAGCTGCCTCAGGGCCTTTGCCACATCGGGAGCGTGGAAGGCGTTGGAGCTTCTCTTGTGTGTCAGCTCAATGTAGATCCACCTGGTCCGGACCAGCTCGCTGCAGTTCAGGCTCCTGCCTCCCTTCTCCGTTCTCCGCACGCCCGCAGTGTTCACACACCAGCAGGTGCTGGACTGGTTGCACTGCCTGGCTTTAAAGACACCACTGTCCTCGCAGTCGGGGTTGTAAATGCCGTCGCCGTCTGACACCGCATGGGGAGGTCTCCAGAGGCGCTTCTCCTTCAGGGGGATCATTTCTGCCTTCATCAGGAAGCATTTAGAAGTCAGAGTTGAGCAGTCTACAGGGTGATCTGAACCTGCCAGCCTGCAGGTGCAGTTCCCAGGG from Cinclus cinclus chromosome 8, bCinCin1.1, whole genome shotgun sequence harbors:
- the TACSTD2 gene encoding tumor-associated calcium signal transducer 2, with product MEPLFGVVLGLILAVASPAHGSCTCATNKWAACAQDGPGNCTCRLAGSDHPVDCSTLTSKCFLMKAEMIPLKEKRLWRPPHAVSDGDGIYNPDCEDSGVFKARQCNQSSTCWCVNTAGVRRTEKGGRSLNCSELVRTRWIYIELTHKRSSNAFHAPDVAKALRQLFESRYKLHPKYIAAIKYDPPLIQIRLDQNKKPRWDVDIADVAYYFEKDINNDSVFHSNSKLTVLVNGDALAIEKLWIYYVDEKPPEFCMRQLAAGISAVVTVVVLTAGIGITVLLVLRWLRTRTYKKFECKEMREIKAPSLELP